One part of the Anopheles coustani chromosome 2, idAnoCousDA_361_x.2, whole genome shotgun sequence genome encodes these proteins:
- the LOC131266332 gene encoding guanine nucleotide-binding protein subunit beta-1: MNELEALRQEAETLKNAIRDARKAACDTSLVQATNNLEPIGRIQMRTRRTLRGHLAKIYAMHWGSDSRNLVSASQDGKLIVWDSHTTNKVHAIPLRSSWVMTCAYAPSGNFVACGGLDNICSIYNLKTREGNVRVSRELPGHTGYLSCCRFLDDNQIVTSSGDMSCGLWDIETGQQCTSFLGHTGDVMALSLSPQFRVFVSGACDASAKLWDIREGQCKQTFPGHESDINAVTFFPNGHAFATGSDDATCRLFDIRADQELAMYSHDNIICGITSVAFSKSGRLLLAGYDDFNCNVWDTMKAERAGILAGHDNRVSCLGVTENGMAVATGSWDSFLRVWN, from the coding sequence ATGAACGAGCTGGAAGCGCTACGGCAGGAGGCGGAAACGCTGAAGAACGCCATCCGCGATGCGAGGAAGGCGGCCTGCGACACGTCGCTCGTGCAGGCGACGAACAATCTCGAACCGATCGGGCGAATACAAATGCGCACACGGCGCACCCTGCGCGGCCATCTGGCAAAGATCTACGCCATGCACTGGGGCAGCGACTCGCGCAACCTGGTGTCGGCCTCGCAGGACGGCAAGCTGATCGTATGGGACTCGCACACCACGAACAAGGTGCACGCGATCCCGCTGCGCTCGTCCTGGGTGATGACGTGCGCGTACGCCCCGTCCGGGAACTTCGTGGCGTGCGGTGGCCTGGACAACATCTGCTCGATCTACAACCTGAAGACGCGCGAGGGCAACGTGCGCGTGTCGCGGGAGCTCCCGGGTCACACGGGTTACTTGTCGTGCTGTCGCTTCCTGGACGACAATCAGATCGTGACCAGCTCGGGAGACATGTCCTGCGGGCTGTGGGACATCGAGACGGGCCAGCAGTGCACCTCGTTCCTCGGCCATACCGGCGACGTGATGGCCCTGTCGCTGTCGCCGCAGTTCCGCGTGTTCGTGTCGGGGGCGTGCGACGCCTCGGCGAAGCTGTGGGACATCCGCGAGGGTCAGTGCAAGCAGACATTCCCGGGGCACGAGAGCGACATCAACGCGGTCACCTTCTTCCCGAACGGGCACGCGTTCGCGACCGGCTCGGACGACGCCACCTGCCGGCTGTTCGACATCCGCGCCGACCAGGAGCTGGCGATGTACTCGCACGACAACATCATCTGCGGCATCACGTCCGTCGCGTTCTCCAAATCCGGCCGGCTGCTGCTCGCCGGCTACGACGACTTCAACTGCAACGTCTGGGACACGATGAAGGCGGAGCGGGCGGGCATTCTGGCCGGACACGACAACCGGGTGTCCTGCTTAGGGGTCACGGAGAACGGTATGGCCGTCGCGACCGGCTCCTGGGACTCGTTCCTGCGCGTGTGGAACTAA
- the LOC131267501 gene encoding WD repeat domain phosphoinositide-interacting protein 2: MSLLARTDIDAGGFFVNFNQDCSSLAVGSKNGYSLFSLNSVDSNLDQIYTSYGEDICLVERLFSSSLVAVVSLNAPRKLKVCHFKKGTEICNYSYSNTILAVKLNRSRLVVCLEESLYIHNIRDMKVVHTIRDTPPNKTGLCALASDSDHCYLAYPGSATVGEVQIFDAVNLHAKIMIPAHDSPLAAIAFSQVGTEIATASEKGTVIRVFSVSDGTKLFEFRRGVKRCVSIASLAFSTCSKYLCCSSNTETVHVFKLERSTPETSDDQGAKDHWYGYISKAVSSYLPMALPSQVTDVFTQGRAFASALLPVAGLRHSCVITTIQKALRMLVASQDGYFYVYQLPTEGGECQLIKKHDLRNIEPPPNPPRAESVPIGVPTVVPSGGTSYAATVRGTSGSSAGSGGAGSVDDDHQGHQQQQQ, from the exons ATGAGCCTACTGGCTAGAACGGATATCGACGCTGGGGGATTCTTCGTCAACTTCAACCAGGATTGTTC ATCTTTAGCAGTGGGCTCGAAAAATGGATATAGCTTGTTTTCGTTGAACTCGGTCGATTCGAATCTGGACCAGATCTACACGAGCTACGGCGAGGATATCTGTCTAGTCGAGCGTCTCTTCAGCAGCTCTCTGGTTGCTGTCGTATCGTTGAATGCACCACGAAAACTCAAG GTTTGCCACTTTAAAAAGGGAACGGAAATATGCAATTACTCGTACTCGAACACCATTCTGGCGGTCAAACTGAACCGATCCCGACTGGTCGTTTGCCTGGAGGAAAGCCTCTATATACACAACATACGCGACATGAAGGTGGTGCACACGATACGCGACACACCGCCCAACAAGACGGGTCTGTGTGCACTTGCCTCGGACTCGGACCACTGCTATCTGGCCTACCCGGGCAGTGCGACCGTCGGTGAGGTTCAGATCTTCGATGCGGTAAATCTGCATGCGAAAATTATGATCCCGGCGCACGATTCGCCCCTGGCGGCTATCGCCTTCAGCCAGGTTGGCACGGAAATTGCGACGGCCAGCGAGAAGGGCACGGTCATCCGGGTATTTTCGGTGAGCGACGGTACGAAGCTGTTCGAGTTCCGGCGCGGAGTCAAGCGTTGCGTCTCGATAGCGTCTCTGGCGTTCAGCACCTGCTCGAAGTATCTGTGCTGCAGCTCGAACACGGAGACGGTGCACGTGTTCAAACTGGAGCGCAGCACGCCCGAAACCAGCGATGATCAGGGCGCCAAGGATCACTGGTATGGGTACATCAGCAAGGCAGTGTCGAGCTACCTGCCAATGGCCCTGCCATCCCAGGTGACGGATGTGTTTACCCAGGGGCGCGCTTTTGCGTCGGCGTTGCTACCCGTGGCTGGACTGCGACATTCCTGTGTCATCACCACGATTCAGAAGGCTCTAAG AATGTTGGTAGCATCCCAGGATGGATATTTCTACGTTTACCAACTACCTACGGAAGGAGGTGAGTGTCAGCTCATCAAAAAGCACGATCTCCGGAACATCGAACCACCACCGAATCCACCGAGAGCGG AGTCAGTTCCCATCGGTGTCCCCACAGTCGTACCATCCGGAGGGACGAGTTACGCAGCGACCGTGCGTGGAACTTCCGGCTCTAGTGCCGGCAGTGGGGGCGCTGGCTCTGTAGACGATGATCACCAAGgccatcaacagcagcagcaataa
- the LOC131267000 gene encoding guanine nucleotide-binding protein subunit beta-1-like, whose translation MNEMEALRQEAETLKNAIRDARKAACDTSLVQATNNLEPIGRIQMRTRRTLRGHLAKIYAMHWGSDSRNLVSASQDGKLIVWDSHTTNKVHAIPLRSSWVMTCAYAPSGNFVACGGLDNICSIYNLKTREGNVRVSRELPGHTGYLSCCRFLDDNQIVTSSGDMSCGLWDIETGQQCTSFLGHTGDVMALSLSPQFRVFVSGACDASAKLWDIREGQCKQTFPGHESDINAVTFFPNGHAFATGSDDATCRLFDIRADQELAMYSHDNIICGITSVAFSKSGRLLLAGYDDFNCNVWDTLKAERAGILAGHDNRVSCLGVTENGMAVATGSWDSFLRVWN comes from the coding sequence ATGAATGAGATGGAAGCGCTACGGCAGGAGGCGGAAACGCTGAAGAACGCCATCCGCGATGCGAGGAAGGCGGCCTGCGACACGTCGCTCGTGCAGGCGACGAACAATCTCGAACCGATCGGGCGAATACAAATGCGCACACGGCGCACCCTGCGCGGCCATCTGGCAAAGATCTACGCCATGCACTGGGGCAGCGACTCGCGCAACCTGGTGTCGGCCTCGCAGGACGGCAAGCTGATCGTATGGGACTCGCACACCACGAACAAGGTGCACGCGATCCCGCTGCGCTCGTCCTGGGTGATGACGTGCGCGTACGCCCCGTCCGGGAACTTCGTGGCGTGCGGTGGCCTGGACAACATCTGCTCGATCTACAACCTGAAGACGCGCGAGGGCAACGTGCGCGTGTCGCGGGAGCTCCCGGGTCACACGGGTTACTTGTCGTGCTGTCGCTTCCTGGACGACAATCAGATCGTGACCAGCTCGGGAGACATGTCCTGCGGGCTGTGGGACATCGAGACGGGCCAGCAGTGCACCTCGTTCCTCGGCCATACCGGCGACGTGATGGCCCTGTCGCTGTCGCCGCAGTTCCGCGTGTTCGTGTCGGGGGCGTGCGACGCCTCGGCGAAGCTGTGGGACATCCGCGAGGGTCAGTGCAAGCAGACATTCCCGGGGCACGAGAGCGACATCAACGCGGTCACCTTCTTCCCGAACGGGCACGCGTTCGCGACCGGCTCGGACGACGCCACCTGCCGGCTGTTCGACATCCGCGCCGACCAGGAGCTGGCGATGTACTCGCACGACAACATCATCTGCGGCATCACGTCCGTCGCGTTCTCCAAATCCGGCCGGCTGCTGCTCGCCGGCTACGACGACTTCAACTGCAACGTCTGGGACACACTGAAGGCGGAGCGGGCGGGCATTCTGGCAGGGCACGATAATCGTGTCTCGTGCTTAGGAGTCACCGAGAACGGTATGGCCGTGGCGACAGGGTCTTGGGACTCGTTCCTGCGGGTATGGAATTAA